In the Sorghum bicolor cultivar BTx623 chromosome 4, Sorghum_bicolor_NCBIv3, whole genome shotgun sequence genome, CAAGAAGCTCCACCCGCTCCTCCCGCGCGGCGCTGGCTGCGGGAGCTCCGGCGACACCCTCAGCCACGTCGTCTCGTCCAAGCCCACCAGCAGGCCGAAGCCCAAGCCCAAGCCCAAGCCGAGTCCCGAACCGGCGAAGAGGAAGACGGCCAAGCCGAAGCCGGCGGCtgtgccgccgtcgccgcctccGGGCCCTCTCGGCCCGGTCCCGGCGCTCACCGAGCTCCCGGCGGGGCACTCGTCGCGGCAGGTGGTGGAGATCATCTTCCTCTCCTCGTGGTCGTCTCCGCTTCCGGTTCCGGTTCCACAACCTCCGCCTCCACGGGGACCGGGAgcgcccaccaccaccaccagcagcagcgcGTTCCCGGGCGTGGTGGAGATGATGTTCCGCGTGCACAACCCGGCGCGCGCCGTGGCGCGCTTCGAGGACTACCGCGCCGCGGTGCGCGCCCGGGCCGGCGGGGCCTCGCGCAGCGCGGCCGACGGCAACGAGATGATGCGCTTCTCCCCGGCGCCGCCGTACGGCTCCTCCTCGGCGTCTACCGCGACAACAGGCGGCGAGGACGACGGCGCCCCGCGCA is a window encoding:
- the LOC8073949 gene encoding formin-like protein 5, which codes for MPEKPPPLSRRPTAAAGSWVRSLHCKSMAADDVAARVATAAAPKKLHPLLPRGAGCGSSGDTLSHVVSSKPTSRPKPKPKPKPSPEPAKRKTAKPKPAAVPPSPPPGPLGPVPALTELPAGHSSRQVVEIIFLSSWSSPLPVPVPQPPPPRGPGAPTTTTSSSAFPGVVEMMFRVHNPARAVARFEDYRAAVRARAGGASRSAADGNEMMRFSPAPPYGSSSASTATTGGEDDGAPRIRTFDGSGGAHASAARGPPAAGRRAMFLCRVIAGRVAETEAAAAGKDEHFDSVRVGRGGELVVFDRRAVLPCFLIIYKL